In Candidatus Pelagibacter ubique HIMB140, a single window of DNA contains:
- a CDS encoding SDR family NAD(P)-dependent oxidoreductase yields the protein MYLQKINLKNKYALVTGAGKGLGRACSIALAEAGATVIALSRTPSDLNKLEKDIKKIKGKVIKVPCDVMNYEDLKAKLEKIKIIDVLVNNAGTNIPEPFEKIKQKSMNYLVDLNLKAAFNVAQLVVKKMLKNKKRTGSIINMSSQLGHVGMGGRNVYNMTKFGIEGLTKGMGVELAKRNIRVNTVAPTFVETPMVKNFFKNKKFKKLALGNIPMGKAATESDVATTVCFLASPASSMITGTSIIIDGGWTAQ from the coding sequence ATGTATCTTCAAAAAATTAATCTTAAAAATAAGTACGCACTAGTTACTGGTGCTGGTAAAGGACTAGGGAGAGCTTGTTCTATTGCACTAGCTGAAGCTGGAGCAACAGTAATAGCATTAAGCAGAACTCCATCTGATTTAAATAAATTAGAAAAAGATATTAAAAAAATTAAAGGAAAAGTAATTAAAGTTCCTTGTGATGTAATGAATTATGAAGATCTAAAAGCAAAATTAGAAAAAATCAAAATTATTGATGTGTTAGTAAACAATGCTGGAACTAATATTCCTGAACCTTTTGAAAAAATTAAACAAAAAAGTATGAACTACTTGGTAGATTTAAATCTAAAAGCTGCATTTAATGTTGCACAATTAGTAGTTAAGAAAATGCTTAAAAATAAAAAGAGAACTGGCTCTATTATTAATATGTCTTCTCAATTAGGTCATGTTGGTATGGGTGGGAGAAATGTTTACAATATGACTAAATTTGGGATTGAAGGTTTAACAAAAGGTATGGGTGTAGAGTTGGCTAAAAGAAATATAAGAGTTAACACAGTAGCTCCTACGTTTGTTGAAACTCCAATGGTTAAAAATTTCTTTAAAAATAAAAAATTTAAAAAACTAGCACTTGGAAATATTCCAATGGGAAAAGCAGCAACTGAAAGTGATGTAGCAACAACAGTTTGTTTCTTAGCCTCACCCGCTTCTTCAATGATAACTGGAACATCAATTATAATAGATGGTGGATGGACAGCTCAGTAA
- a CDS encoding M23 family metallopeptidase: protein MDSSVINRFLLIFFFFFSTANAIEFQGKFLQGHFILGKTNPDAKIIVGKKEVRVSKDGFFVFGIDRDRKYDLIFTKIFDGKKTTITKKVLKRKYNIQRIDGLEESKVTPPESVYKRIKKENNAIGEARAINSDLQFFKQKFIMPVEGIISGVYGSQRILNGKPRWPHYGIDIAAKQGTMIKSSGSGKVTMAEDDLYYTGGTVIMDHGHGISTIYSHLENVLVSVGDLINQGDVIGTVGSTGRSTGPHLDFRINWFQTRLDPMSVLEN, encoded by the coding sequence ATGGACAGCTCAGTAATAAATAGATTTTTATTAATATTTTTCTTTTTTTTTTCAACTGCAAACGCAATAGAATTTCAAGGTAAATTCTTACAAGGCCATTTTATTTTAGGGAAAACAAATCCTGATGCTAAAATAATAGTTGGAAAAAAAGAAGTAAGAGTATCAAAAGATGGTTTTTTTGTTTTTGGTATTGATAGAGATCGAAAATATGATCTTATTTTTACAAAAATCTTTGATGGAAAAAAAACTACAATAACAAAAAAAGTTTTAAAAAGAAAATATAACATTCAAAGAATAGATGGCTTAGAAGAAAGCAAAGTAACCCCACCTGAGTCAGTCTATAAAAGAATAAAAAAAGAAAATAATGCAATTGGTGAAGCAAGAGCAATTAATTCTGATTTACAGTTTTTTAAGCAAAAGTTTATAATGCCTGTTGAAGGAATAATTAGTGGTGTATATGGGAGTCAAAGAATTTTAAACGGTAAACCTAGATGGCCACATTATGGAATTGATATAGCAGCAAAACAAGGGACAATGATTAAATCATCTGGCTCAGGAAAAGTTACAATGGCTGAAGATGATTTATATTACACCGGTGGTACAGTAATTATGGATCACGGTCATGGTATATCAACTATATATTCACATTTGGAAAATGTTTTAGTTTCTGTTGGAGATTTAATTAATCAAGGAGATGTAATTGGAACTGTAGGATCGACAGGTAGATCAACTGGACCTCATCTTGATTTTAGAATTAATTGGTTTCAAACTAGATTGGACCCAATGTCTGTTTTGGAAAATTAA
- a CDS encoding LysE family translocator, with protein MDFVLLYFVIASFLIVIVPGPTVSLIIANSLRSGVKAGLLNVFGTQIGVLILLFLLALGFEIVSPFLEVIINYVRILGSIYLISLGVITIKSDIDLNKTQVTRFEKKYFLQGLIVILTNPKIFLFLGAFIPQFININEPVSYQIIYFGIIFIIVATIFDSSYAFVFGKFREFIASKYLKVLNKIGGFILILVGIWMFFY; from the coding sequence ATGGATTTTGTATTACTATATTTCGTTATAGCAAGTTTTTTAATAGTGATAGTGCCTGGCCCCACTGTTAGTCTGATAATTGCTAATTCTTTAAGATCTGGTGTAAAAGCAGGATTATTAAATGTTTTTGGTACTCAAATTGGCGTTTTAATTTTGTTATTTTTATTAGCACTTGGATTTGAGATAGTTTCTCCTTTTCTAGAAGTGATCATTAATTATGTAAGAATTCTAGGTTCAATTTATTTAATTTCACTTGGAGTAATTACAATTAAGTCAGATATTGATTTAAACAAAACTCAAGTAACTAGATTTGAAAAAAAATATTTTCTGCAAGGATTAATAGTGATTTTAACTAATCCAAAAATATTTTTGTTCCTTGGTGCATTTATTCCTCAATTTATTAATATAAATGAACCTGTTAGCTATCAGATAATTTATTTTGGAATTATCTTTATAATTGTAGCTACAATATTTGATAGCTCATATGCATTTGTATTTGGCAAGTTTAGAGAATTCATAGCATCAAAATATTTAAAAGTTTTAAATAAAATTGGTGGATTCATATTAATTCTTGTTGGTATTTGGATGTTTTTTTATTAA
- a CDS encoding DMT family transporter produces MKFKSRETLGIIFAIIAYFSFSILDAIQKTAVIHYSIFQLLFIKYTFVLLLGLIEAKRANNTNFYRSNNLKLQIIRSLLSILESGFFVLSFKHLSLANAHSIGALAPIIIVVLSVFILNERVSIKTWIAIFMGFIGVLIIIRPASDVFSVNSFIPLLAAFFLGLYQIATKKITEYDAPEVSLFYSSLVGIVITSIMAFNFWQPVNFNSLYFFVPIGLFFSLGIYFQILALKNARASIIQPFHYTLIFWAIIFGFFFYDDVPDLFTIIGAIIITTSGIFVINQTSKK; encoded by the coding sequence ATGAAATTTAAATCAAGAGAAACACTAGGAATTATATTTGCAATAATTGCTTACTTTTCATTTTCAATCCTTGATGCAATTCAGAAAACTGCGGTTATTCATTACTCTATATTTCAATTGTTGTTTATCAAATATACTTTTGTGCTTTTGTTAGGATTGATAGAAGCAAAAAGAGCTAACAATACTAATTTTTATAGATCTAATAATTTAAAACTTCAAATAATAAGAAGTCTGTTATCTATTTTAGAATCTGGTTTTTTTGTTTTATCTTTTAAACACTTGTCTTTAGCCAACGCTCATAGCATAGGTGCACTAGCACCTATAATCATAGTTGTCTTATCTGTATTTATTTTAAATGAGAGAGTATCAATCAAAACTTGGATAGCAATCTTTATGGGTTTTATTGGAGTTTTGATAATTATTAGACCTGCGTCTGATGTATTTAGTGTAAATTCTTTTATTCCATTGCTAGCAGCTTTTTTTCTGGGTCTTTATCAAATCGCAACAAAAAAAATAACTGAATATGATGCTCCTGAAGTATCCTTGTTCTACTCTTCTTTAGTTGGGATTGTTATAACTTCAATAATGGCATTTAATTTTTGGCAACCTGTTAATTTTAATTCTTTATATTTCTTTGTGCCGATTGGTTTATTTTTTTCATTAGGTATATATTTCCAAATATTAGCACTTAAAAATGCAAGAGCTAGCATAATACAACCATTTCATTATACTTTAATTTTTTGGGCAATAATTTTTGGATTTTTCTTCTATGATGATGTTCCAGATTTATTTACTATTATAGGTGCAATAATAATTACAACTTCAGGAATATTTGTTATTAATCAAACATCAAAAAAATAA
- a CDS encoding fumarylacetoacetate hydrolase, with the protein MTKILRDKISDKLVNAFQNNKIISPIPGKFTKKLIEADKFRKLCESKIKDPTIGFKAGGTGIPLMKKLKEKEPFIASVFKKNLIKSGKKVKINKYALGIELEVCYLIKKTFFTSKGKLTNSNVTKYISHMAPCIEVVGYRQKRKGITSFGDLSSDFGGNIKFLIGQKKKFKKINIGNLKTNISNKKAKQSVNGNTNAVYVNPINSLRFVLNKVKKDKINLDKDFYVFTGSTVGVVPIIKKGTYTAKIDKLGSVRAVIS; encoded by the coding sequence ATGACAAAAATACTTAGAGATAAAATTTCTGATAAATTAGTTAATGCTTTTCAAAATAATAAAATTATTTCTCCAATACCTGGCAAATTTACAAAAAAACTTATTGAAGCAGACAAATTTAGAAAATTATGTGAAAGCAAAATAAAAGATCCAACAATAGGTTTTAAAGCTGGTGGAACTGGCATTCCGTTAATGAAAAAATTAAAAGAAAAAGAGCCTTTTATTGCATCTGTTTTCAAAAAAAACTTAATAAAAAGTGGAAAGAAAGTAAAAATAAATAAATATGCTTTAGGGATTGAACTTGAAGTTTGTTATTTAATCAAAAAAACTTTTTTCACTTCAAAAGGTAAACTCACAAATAGTAACGTTACTAAATATATTTCGCACATGGCACCGTGTATCGAAGTAGTTGGATATAGGCAAAAAAGAAAAGGTATTACTTCTTTTGGAGATTTAAGTAGTGACTTTGGAGGTAATATTAAATTTTTGATTGGTCAAAAGAAAAAATTTAAAAAAATTAACATAGGTAATTTAAAAACAAATATTTCAAATAAAAAAGCTAAGCAAAGTGTAAATGGAAACACAAATGCTGTTTATGTAAATCCAATAAATTCATTAAGATTTGTTTTAAATAAGGTTAAAAAAGATAAAATTAATTTAGACAAAGATTTTTATGTTTTCACAGGATCCACAGTTGGGGTTGTGCCTATTATAAAAAAAGGAACATATACAGCAAAAATTGATAAACTTGGATCTGTAAGAGCAGTTATTTCATAA
- a CDS encoding DMT family transporter, which translates to MNNIILFIITLFCWSPTWYLIKFQLGYVDPLVSVFYRFLIASFIIFIFLIIKKEKLQFSINQHFWFLFFGICLYSVNYVFFYLSNTYLISAFPAIVFSTVVIMNIVGETFYFKKKPSLKTLIGASIGMVGILIIFNDEIFNFSFREGTHIGLFLALIGTFSASTGNMVHQRNLNNNFPPIQTIAYAMFYGSIVTLIITKFRGAELLFETSFSYISSLLYLSIFGSIFAFVSYLKLLEKVGPGRAGYVGVVMPVLALIISTIFENLEWQYDLIMGLPILIIGAVLVINQRIRTN; encoded by the coding sequence ATGAATAATATCATTCTTTTTATAATCACTCTTTTTTGTTGGTCACCCACCTGGTATCTAATTAAATTTCAATTAGGCTATGTTGATCCACTGGTATCTGTATTTTATAGATTTTTAATAGCTTCATTTATAATTTTTATTTTTTTAATAATTAAAAAAGAAAAATTACAATTTTCAATTAATCAGCATTTTTGGTTTTTGTTTTTTGGAATTTGTTTGTATTCGGTAAATTATGTTTTTTTCTATTTGTCTAACACTTATTTGATTAGTGCTTTTCCAGCAATTGTATTTTCAACTGTGGTAATAATGAATATAGTTGGGGAAACCTTCTATTTTAAAAAGAAACCTTCTTTAAAAACTTTAATCGGAGCTTCAATTGGTATGGTGGGCATTTTGATCATTTTCAATGATGAAATTTTCAATTTTAGTTTCAGAGAAGGAACCCATATAGGATTGTTTCTAGCTTTGATTGGAACATTTAGTGCATCAACAGGTAATATGGTTCACCAAAGAAACTTAAACAATAATTTTCCTCCAATACAAACAATAGCATATGCTATGTTTTATGGTTCAATTGTTACACTGATAATTACAAAATTTAGAGGAGCTGAATTATTATTTGAAACTAGTTTTAGCTACATCTCTTCACTGCTTTATCTTTCAATTTTTGGTTCAATATTTGCTTTTGTATCTTATTTAAAGTTACTTGAAAAAGTTGGACCCGGAAGAGCTGGTTATGTTGGTGTTGTAATGCCCGTTTTAGCATTAATTATTTCAACAATATTTGAAAATTTAGAATGGCAATATGATCTAATAATGGGTCTTCCGATTTTAATCATTGGTGCTGTTCTTGTGATAAATCAAAGAATTAGAACCAATTAG
- a CDS encoding NAD(P)/FAD-dependent oxidoreductase has protein sequence MEVTNDNCCSWINDLNPRTNINSLLSNDECDWLIIGAGYTGLSAARKLGQINSNLKIILADAQLAGEGASGRNSGYLVDTTLNDGFTSNKELQNYKKKADIYSLGIDVVKKFIKENQVDCDWNECGKYFASSKIEDKKILENFSSTLSKLGFEHSLFGNKELSEKLGTSFYNIGLYTKGGILIHPGKLVRAMVDALPANVFLYENSCLLNWTKNKDFIFCNFKNGKIKTKNIIFATNGFLKSLGIKSNYNFPITLTASMTRRLSDEEFKSIGEPKEWGVLPVRPMGATIRMTKDRRILIRNTAEVHNPFGMSNSTLKKRSFNQKLGIQKRFPQLPSDIIKSSWSGIVSRTRNSSQIFEKIDSNIFAAGCYNGSGIGVGTLFGEQIALKAINESTSEIKTIEARNKPTWLPPQPFLNLGIKTRLVYERLRARSEI, from the coding sequence ATGGAAGTGACTAACGATAATTGCTGTAGTTGGATTAATGACCTTAATCCAAGAACAAACATCAATTCTCTTCTATCAAACGATGAGTGTGATTGGTTAATAATAGGAGCTGGTTATACAGGTCTATCAGCTGCAAGAAAATTAGGTCAAATAAATTCAAATTTAAAAATTATACTAGCAGATGCCCAACTAGCAGGTGAGGGTGCTAGTGGAAGAAATTCTGGTTATTTGGTTGATACAACTTTGAACGATGGTTTTACATCAAATAAAGAACTACAAAATTACAAAAAGAAAGCTGATATTTATTCATTAGGAATAGATGTAGTAAAAAAATTTATTAAAGAAAATCAAGTAGATTGTGATTGGAATGAATGCGGTAAATATTTTGCTTCATCAAAAATTGAAGATAAAAAAATTTTAGAAAATTTTTCAAGTACATTGTCTAAGTTAGGCTTTGAACATAGTTTATTTGGAAACAAAGAATTGTCTGAAAAATTAGGTACTAGTTTTTATAATATCGGACTTTACACAAAGGGTGGTATTCTAATACATCCAGGAAAATTAGTTAGAGCAATGGTTGATGCTCTTCCTGCTAATGTTTTTTTGTATGAAAATTCTTGTTTATTAAATTGGACTAAAAATAAAGATTTCATTTTTTGTAATTTCAAAAATGGAAAAATTAAAACAAAAAATATTATTTTTGCTACGAATGGTTTCTTGAAATCACTAGGGATAAAATCAAATTATAACTTTCCCATTACTTTAACTGCGAGCATGACAAGGAGATTATCTGATGAAGAATTTAAATCTATTGGTGAACCAAAAGAATGGGGTGTACTGCCTGTAAGGCCAATGGGCGCAACAATTAGAATGACAAAAGATAGAAGAATTTTAATAAGAAATACAGCAGAAGTCCACAATCCATTTGGTATGTCAAATTCCACTCTTAAAAAAAGATCTTTCAATCAGAAACTTGGAATACAAAAAAGATTTCCACAATTACCTAGTGATATAATCAAATCATCTTGGTCTGGAATAGTATCAAGAACAAGGAATAGTTCTCAAATATTTGAAAAAATTGATAGTAATATTTTTGCTGCTGGTTGTTATAACGGTTCAGGTATTGGTGTAGGAACTTTATTTGGTGAACAAATTGCTCTTAAAGCGATTAATGAAAGTACTAGTGAAATAAAAACAATAGAAGCGAGGAATAAACCTACTTGGTTACCACCGCAACCATTTTTAAATTTAGGAATAAAAACTAGATTAGTTTATGAACGTTTGAGAGCTAGATCAGAAATCTAA
- the xsc gene encoding sulfoacetaldehyde acetyltransferase produces the protein MTKMTTEEAFVKVLQMHGIEHAFGIIGSAFMPISDIFPDAGITFWDVAHETNGGLIADGYTRATGKMSMVIAQNGPGITGLVTPIKTAYWNHTPLLLVTPQAANKTMGQGGFQEVEQMNLFKDMVCYQEEVRDPSRMAEVLNRVIEKAIRGSAPAQINVPRDYWCQVIDIDLPPIVRLERQGGGNDAVSKAADLLSNAKFPVILSGAGVVIGGAIDATKNLAEKLDAPVCSGYQHNDSFPGSHPLAVGPLGYNGSKAAMELISKADVVLALGTRLNPFSTLPGYGIDYWPKNANIIQVDINPDRIGLTKKVTVGISGDAKLVAEQILAKLSSNAGDTDRQARKDLIHQTKSAWLQKLSSLDHEDDDEGTVWNKEARERDADRMSPRQAWRAIQSGMPDDVIISSDIGNNCAIGNAYPTFEKPRKYLAPGLFGPCGYGFPSILGAKIGCPDTPVIGFAGDGAFGISMNEMSSCAREEWPAITMVIFRNYQWGAEKRNTTLWFDNNFVGTELDPELSYAKVADACGLKGVTVRTMEETTNAIKQSCEDQKKGITTFIEVILNQELGEPFRRDAMKKPVRVAGINKADMKKQPSLNS, from the coding sequence ATGACAAAAATGACAACAGAAGAAGCTTTTGTAAAAGTTTTACAAATGCATGGTATCGAGCACGCTTTTGGAATTATTGGTTCGGCTTTTATGCCAATATCAGATATTTTTCCTGATGCAGGAATTACTTTTTGGGATGTAGCCCATGAAACAAATGGTGGTTTAATTGCTGATGGTTACACAAGAGCTACAGGCAAAATGTCTATGGTTATTGCACAAAATGGACCAGGAATAACAGGACTAGTAACTCCAATTAAAACAGCATATTGGAACCACACACCTTTATTGTTGGTAACACCACAAGCTGCAAACAAAACTATGGGCCAAGGTGGATTTCAAGAAGTAGAACAAATGAACCTATTTAAAGATATGGTTTGTTATCAAGAAGAAGTTAGAGATCCATCAAGAATGGCAGAAGTTCTTAATAGAGTAATCGAAAAAGCTATAAGAGGTTCAGCTCCAGCACAAATAAACGTTCCAAGAGATTATTGGTGTCAGGTTATTGATATTGATTTACCACCAATTGTAAGATTAGAAAGACAAGGTGGAGGTAACGACGCCGTATCTAAAGCTGCTGATTTATTATCTAATGCAAAATTTCCAGTAATACTTTCAGGTGCTGGTGTTGTTATTGGTGGAGCTATTGATGCTACTAAAAATCTTGCTGAAAAATTAGATGCACCAGTATGTTCTGGTTATCAACATAACGATAGTTTTCCAGGAAGTCACCCACTAGCAGTAGGACCTTTAGGTTATAATGGTTCTAAAGCTGCAATGGAATTAATTTCAAAAGCTGATGTTGTTTTAGCACTAGGTACAAGATTAAATCCATTTTCAACCTTACCAGGATATGGAATTGATTATTGGCCAAAAAATGCAAACATCATTCAGGTAGATATTAATCCTGATAGAATTGGTTTAACAAAAAAAGTAACAGTTGGAATTAGTGGTGATGCAAAATTAGTTGCAGAGCAAATTTTAGCAAAACTATCTTCAAATGCTGGAGATACTGATAGACAAGCTAGAAAAGATTTAATTCACCAAACAAAATCTGCATGGTTACAAAAACTTTCAAGTTTAGATCATGAAGATGATGATGAAGGAACGGTTTGGAATAAAGAAGCTAGAGAAAGAGATGCAGACAGAATGTCACCAAGACAAGCTTGGAGAGCAATTCAATCTGGTATGCCTGATGACGTAATTATTTCAAGTGATATTGGAAATAACTGCGCAATTGGTAATGCTTACCCCACTTTTGAAAAACCAAGAAAATATTTAGCCCCAGGTTTATTTGGACCTTGTGGTTATGGATTTCCATCTATACTTGGTGCAAAAATTGGTTGCCCTGATACTCCAGTTATTGGTTTTGCGGGAGATGGAGCTTTTGGAATTAGCATGAATGAAATGAGCTCATGCGCTAGGGAAGAATGGCCTGCAATTACAATGGTAATTTTCAGAAATTATCAATGGGGAGCAGAAAAAAGAAATACTACTCTATGGTTTGATAACAATTTTGTTGGAACTGAATTAGATCCTGAATTAAGTTACGCTAAAGTTGCTGATGCATGTGGTTTAAAAGGTGTAACTGTTAGAACAATGGAAGAAACAACAAATGCAATCAAGCAATCTTGTGAAGATCAAAAGAAAGGAATTACAACATTTATAGAAGTAATTCTAAACCAAGAGCTTGGAGAACCATTTAGAAGAGATGCGATGAAGAAACCGGTAAGAGTTGCTGGTATCAACAAAGCAGATATGAAAAAACAACCTTCATTAAACTCTTAA
- a CDS encoding UxaA family hydrolase: protein MATDIIIHDEKDNVGVVVIEKITPKQDCSCWIMENDKTVNIQSEDEIPLGHKIAMSDLNEGDTIIKYGHDIGKVVKSIKKGEHVHVHNVKTKKW, encoded by the coding sequence ATGGCTACAGACATCATTATACACGACGAAAAAGACAACGTGGGAGTAGTTGTTATTGAAAAAATCACTCCGAAACAGGACTGCTCTTGCTGGATTATGGAAAATGACAAGACAGTTAACATTCAATCTGAAGATGAAATCCCTCTAGGACACAAAATTGCTATGAGCGATTTAAATGAAGGTGACACTATTATTAAATATGGTCATGATATTGGTAAAGTAGTCAAATCAATCAAAAAAGGTGAACACGTACATGTTCACAACGTCAAAACAAAGAAGTGGTAG
- a CDS encoding UxaA family hydrolase yields MEIPKSFLGYKRENGRAGTRNHVIILPVDDISNACAEAVANNIKGTIALPHSYGRLQFGADLELHFRTMIGTAKNPNVAAAIIIGIEPKWTKRIVDEVAKTGKPVEGFSIEGAGDIETIMKASKKAQEFSMWASEKQREECPISDLWISVKCGESDTTSGLASNPTVGNLMDKLEPLGVHLCFGETSELTGAETVCEKRGKTPEAQEKFKKTWNEYNDFILKEATDDLSESQPTAGNIAGGLTTIEEKAFGNFQKIGSRQFVDVLTPAEEPQKGPGLYFMDTSSAAAECVTLQAAGGFNIHLFPTGQGNIIGNPIEPVVKLTANPLTAVSMKEHIDCDVSKILSREMNLDQAGDELIKATIRTANGRLTCAEALGHREFVMTKLYRSA; encoded by the coding sequence ATGGAAATCCCAAAAAGTTTTTTAGGTTATAAAAGAGAAAATGGCAGAGCTGGAACAAGAAATCATGTAATCATTTTGCCTGTTGATGATATTTCAAATGCTTGTGCTGAAGCTGTCGCAAACAATATCAAAGGCACAATTGCATTACCTCACTCGTATGGAAGATTGCAGTTTGGTGCTGATTTAGAATTACATTTTAGAACAATGATAGGTACAGCAAAAAATCCAAATGTTGCTGCTGCTATAATTATAGGTATTGAGCCTAAATGGACTAAAAGAATTGTTGATGAAGTAGCAAAAACTGGAAAACCTGTTGAAGGTTTTAGTATTGAGGGTGCTGGTGACATTGAAACAATCATGAAAGCTTCAAAAAAAGCTCAAGAATTTTCAATGTGGGCATCTGAAAAGCAAAGAGAAGAATGTCCAATAAGTGATCTTTGGATTTCAGTAAAATGTGGAGAGTCTGACACTACTTCAGGTCTTGCATCCAATCCAACAGTTGGAAATTTAATGGATAAATTAGAACCATTAGGAGTTCATTTATGTTTTGGTGAAACTTCAGAACTTACAGGTGCTGAAACTGTTTGTGAAAAAAGAGGTAAAACTCCAGAAGCACAAGAGAAGTTTAAAAAAACATGGAATGAATACAATGATTTCATTTTAAAAGAAGCAACAGATGATTTATCAGAAAGTCAACCCACTGCTGGGAATATAGCAGGAGGTCTGACTACAATTGAAGAAAAAGCATTTGGAAATTTTCAAAAAATAGGATCAAGACAATTCGTAGATGTTTTAACACCTGCTGAAGAACCGCAAAAAGGTCCGGGATTATATTTTATGGATACTTCTTCAGCTGCAGCAGAATGTGTTACATTACAAGCTGCAGGTGGTTTTAATATTCACTTATTCCCAACAGGACAAGGAAATATTATAGGAAACCCAATTGAGCCAGTTGTAAAATTAACAGCTAATCCATTAACGGCGGTCAGTATGAAAGAACATATTGACTGTGATGTTTCTAAAATACTTTCTAGAGAAATGAATTTGGATCAAGCTGGTGATGAACTAATTAAAGCAACTATTAGAACAGCTAATGGAAGGTTAACTTGTGCTGAAGCTTTAGGTCATAGAGAATTTGTAATGACTAAGCTTTACAGAAGTG